One Sphingopyxis macrogoltabida genomic region harbors:
- a CDS encoding HdaA/DnaA family protein → MARASGQIALPLDWSAGGANDGPLIVGTSNADAVRYLRHVSTWPVRTAVLVGPRGSGRSLIGRLFARDTGGRVIDGHDSVSEEELFHAWNAAQASGTPLLVIADRPPAEWQIALPDLASRLAAVPVLTIGDPDDCLARDLIEALFAQRGIAIAPEVASYIVPRMERSYAMIHRIVAVLDATSLEQGRRLGVRLTRETLLSQGLIDPDLLERQDSDICR, encoded by the coding sequence ATGGCGCGGGCATCGGGACAGATCGCGCTCCCGCTCGACTGGAGCGCTGGCGGAGCGAACGACGGTCCGTTGATCGTCGGCACCAGCAACGCCGATGCCGTTCGCTACCTGCGCCATGTATCGACCTGGCCGGTACGCACCGCGGTTCTCGTCGGCCCTCGCGGGTCGGGTCGCAGCCTGATCGGCCGATTGTTCGCGCGCGATACCGGTGGGCGCGTGATCGACGGGCACGACAGCGTTTCGGAAGAAGAGCTTTTTCACGCGTGGAACGCCGCGCAGGCTTCGGGGACGCCGCTGCTGGTCATCGCCGATAGGCCGCCTGCCGAATGGCAGATCGCCTTGCCCGATCTGGCATCGCGCCTCGCGGCGGTGCCGGTACTGACCATCGGCGATCCCGACGATTGCCTCGCGCGCGACCTGATCGAGGCCCTGTTTGCGCAGCGCGGCATCGCCATCGCGCCCGAGGTCGCATCCTATATCGTGCCGCGGATGGAGCGCAGCTATGCGATGATCCATCGCATCGTCGCGGTGCTCGATGCCACTTCGCTTGAACAGGGAAGGCGCCTCGGCGTTCGTCTTACTCGTGAAACATTACTGTCACAGGGGCTGATCGATCCCGATCTCCTCGAAAGGCAGGACAGCGATATATGTCGATAG
- the purM gene encoding phosphoribosylformylglycinamidine cyclo-ligase gives MDSKHNQPASYTYAEAGVSIETGNALVRAIAPLARATRRPGADADLGGFGGFFDLKAAGFNDPLLVAANDGVGTKLKLAIESGKHDGVGIDLVAMCANDLIVQGAEPLFFLDYYATGKLDNDVATEVVASIAEGCKQAGCALIGGETAEMPGMYSDGDYDLAGFCVGAVERDQVLTADKVAAGDVILGLASSGIHSNGFSLVRRLAADKGWKLDRPALFDQNILLIDTLMAPTRIYVKSLLPLVKTGKIHALAHITGGGLLENIPRVLPKTLHAHVDADAWAQPRLMAFLQAQGNIEPEEMARTFNCGIGMAVVVAEADVAEVTAALEAAGETVFRIGHIAEGAKGCTVSGGSETWSAMAAWSATHNA, from the coding sequence ATGGATTCCAAGCACAACCAACCCGCCTCCTACACTTATGCCGAGGCCGGCGTATCGATCGAGACCGGCAACGCGCTGGTCCGTGCCATTGCTCCGCTCGCCCGTGCGACGCGCCGTCCCGGTGCCGATGCCGACCTCGGCGGTTTCGGCGGCTTTTTCGACCTCAAGGCGGCGGGGTTCAACGATCCGCTGCTCGTCGCGGCGAACGACGGCGTCGGCACCAAGCTGAAACTCGCCATCGAATCGGGCAAGCACGACGGCGTCGGCATCGACCTCGTCGCGATGTGCGCCAACGACCTGATCGTGCAGGGTGCCGAGCCTTTATTCTTCCTCGACTATTATGCGACCGGGAAGCTCGACAACGACGTCGCGACCGAAGTCGTCGCGAGCATCGCCGAAGGCTGCAAGCAGGCCGGCTGCGCGCTGATCGGCGGCGAAACTGCCGAAATGCCGGGCATGTATTCGGACGGCGATTACGACCTTGCCGGTTTCTGCGTCGGCGCGGTCGAGCGCGACCAGGTATTGACCGCCGACAAGGTTGCCGCAGGCGACGTGATCCTCGGCCTCGCTTCGTCGGGCATTCATTCGAACGGCTTTTCGCTCGTGCGGCGGCTGGCCGCGGACAAGGGCTGGAAGCTCGACCGCCCCGCGCTGTTCGACCAGAACATCCTGCTAATCGACACGCTGATGGCGCCGACGCGCATTTATGTGAAGAGCCTGCTGCCGCTGGTGAAAACCGGCAAGATTCATGCGCTGGCCCACATCACCGGCGGCGGGCTGCTCGAGAATATCCCGCGCGTGCTGCCGAAAACGCTCCACGCGCATGTCGACGCCGATGCGTGGGCGCAGCCGCGGCTGATGGCCTTCCTGCAGGCGCAGGGTAATATCGAGCCCGAGGAAATGGCGCGCACCTTCAATTGCGGGATCGGCATGGCTGTCGTCGTCGCCGAAGCCGACGTCGCCGAAGTCACCGCCGCGCTCGAAGCCGCAGGCGAAACGGTGTTCCGGATCGGCCACATCGCCGAAGGGGCGAAGGGCTGCACCGTGTCGGGCGGATCCGAGACGTGGAGTGCGATGGCGGCGTGGTCGGCCACGCATAATGCCTAA
- the purN gene encoding phosphoribosylglycinamide formyltransferase: MPKARVAVLISGAGTNMAALLYAAKADDCPYEIVLVAANDPEAPGLKIAEAEGITTWGLSHKGMDRDAFDALVDAQLHEARAEYVALAGYMRILSDAFVENWQGRMLNIHPSLLPKYKGLNTHRQAIDAGDSHGGCSIHVVTPALDDGPVLAQTPVAIVPGETVESLTQRVQFAEHQLYPKTLAAFVTRERSPVYLLGRVRELAMALPEADEVSSHGMPCFGIAKGKKFAYFTEDHHGDGKIALLVKISGADEQAQLIELDEDRYYRPAYFGDGWVGIRLDLGETDWDAIGEWLRKSWLAVAPKKLAGLMGIAEEF, encoded by the coding sequence ATGCCTAAGGCGCGCGTCGCCGTCCTGATCTCGGGCGCCGGGACCAATATGGCGGCGCTGCTCTATGCTGCGAAAGCCGACGACTGCCCGTACGAGATCGTGCTGGTCGCTGCGAACGATCCCGAAGCGCCGGGACTGAAGATTGCCGAGGCCGAAGGCATTACGACCTGGGGCCTCTCTCACAAGGGCATGGACCGCGATGCGTTCGACGCGCTCGTCGACGCGCAATTGCACGAAGCACGCGCCGAATATGTCGCGCTCGCGGGCTATATGCGCATTCTCAGCGATGCCTTCGTCGAAAACTGGCAAGGCCGGATGCTCAATATCCACCCCAGCCTGCTACCGAAATACAAGGGGCTGAACACGCACCGCCAAGCCATTGATGCGGGTGACAGCCACGGCGGGTGCAGCATCCATGTCGTGACCCCGGCGCTCGACGACGGGCCGGTGCTCGCGCAGACGCCGGTCGCGATCGTCCCCGGCGAAACGGTCGAAAGCCTGACGCAGCGGGTGCAGTTTGCCGAGCATCAGCTTTATCCCAAAACCCTCGCCGCCTTCGTGACGCGCGAACGGTCGCCCGTCTACTTGCTCGGCCGCGTGCGCGAGCTCGCGATGGCGCTGCCCGAAGCCGATGAGGTCAGCTCGCACGGCATGCCATGCTTCGGCATCGCGAAGGGCAAGAAATTCGCCTATTTCACCGAGGATCATCACGGCGACGGCAAGATCGCGCTGCTCGTCAAGATCAGCGGCGCCGACGAACAGGCGCAACTGATCGAACTTGACGAAGACCGCTATTACCGCCCCGCCTATTTCGGCGACGGCTGGGTCGGCATCCGTCTCGACCTTGGCGAAACCGACTGGGACGCGATCGGCGAATGGCTCCGCAAGAGCTGGCTCGCGGTGGCGCCGAAAAAGCTCGCTGGGCTGATGGGCATCGCCGAGGAATTCTGA
- the cls gene encoding cardiolipin synthase, translated as MAFDAALILSLLFLAVHIVVIGRIILRPQREPASRIAWLIAAIMVPVVGVIAYMLLGEARISAKRRARYRAIEAHLPHPAQNETIRRALAKTPYAAPFALAETANALPPTRGNRARLSADSNSAIREMVEDIDAATSTVHLCFYIWLADNNGFRIKNALVRAARRGVKVRVLADALGSRGFIRSAYWIELENAGVDARIALPIGGLIWTLIRGRFDLRNHRKQLIIDNRIAWCGSQNLADPEFRVKSRYAPWVDLMTRWEGPVVQDCQFIFAADWESEHGDDISALLCEDAEQPAVAKPGIVAQVVGTGPNLPYPAMTACFTSLIHSARRELVITTPYFVPDEQLICALLDAARRGVSTVMILPQRNDSRIVANASRSYYDEMIGAGVQLYEYRPGLLHAKTMVVDGAVALIGSANLDRRSFELNFENNILFADAGFVAEIRARQDEYLADSERVTAEDVARDGMLRRLWQNLLATLSPLL; from the coding sequence ATGGCATTCGACGCCGCCCTTATCCTGTCGCTGCTGTTCCTCGCGGTTCATATTGTCGTGATCGGGCGCATCATCCTGCGGCCCCAGCGCGAGCCTGCGTCGCGGATCGCCTGGCTGATCGCGGCGATCATGGTGCCCGTCGTCGGGGTGATCGCCTATATGCTGCTCGGCGAGGCTCGGATCAGCGCGAAGCGCCGCGCCCGTTATCGCGCGATCGAGGCCCACCTCCCGCACCCGGCGCAGAATGAAACAATCCGCCGCGCCCTCGCAAAGACACCTTATGCAGCGCCCTTCGCGCTCGCCGAGACCGCCAATGCGCTGCCGCCGACGCGCGGCAACCGGGCGCGCCTGTCGGCTGACAGCAACAGCGCGATCCGCGAGATGGTCGAGGATATCGACGCGGCGACCTCGACCGTCCATCTCTGCTTCTACATCTGGCTCGCCGACAACAACGGTTTCCGGATCAAGAACGCGCTGGTTCGCGCCGCGCGGCGCGGGGTCAAGGTGCGCGTGCTGGCCGACGCGCTCGGGTCGCGCGGCTTCATCCGCTCGGCCTATTGGATCGAGCTCGAAAATGCCGGGGTCGACGCGCGGATTGCGCTGCCGATCGGTGGTTTGATCTGGACGCTGATCCGCGGCCGCTTCGACCTGCGCAACCACCGCAAGCAGCTGATCATCGACAACCGCATCGCCTGGTGCGGCAGCCAGAACCTTGCCGACCCCGAATTCCGGGTAAAATCGCGCTATGCGCCGTGGGTCGACCTGATGACACGCTGGGAAGGCCCGGTGGTGCAGGACTGCCAGTTCATCTTCGCTGCCGACTGGGAGTCGGAACATGGTGACGATATCAGCGCCCTGCTCTGCGAAGATGCCGAACAACCGGCCGTCGCCAAGCCGGGCATCGTCGCGCAGGTCGTCGGCACGGGTCCCAACCTGCCCTATCCTGCGATGACCGCCTGCTTCACCTCGCTGATTCATTCGGCGCGACGCGAACTGGTGATCACGACGCCCTACTTCGTCCCCGACGAACAGTTGATCTGCGCGCTGCTCGACGCCGCGCGGCGCGGGGTCAGCACAGTGATGATCCTGCCGCAGCGCAACGACAGCCGCATCGTCGCCAATGCCAGCCGCAGCTATTATGACGAGATGATCGGCGCGGGTGTCCAGCTATATGAATATCGCCCCGGCCTGCTCCACGCGAAGACAATGGTGGTCGACGGCGCCGTCGCGCTGATCGGCTCGGCAAACCTCGACCGGCGGAGCTTCGAGCTCAATTTCGAGAATAATATCCTGTTCGCTGACGCCGGTTTCGTCGCCGAAATTCGCGCGAGGCAGGACGAATATCTGGCCGATTCCGAGCGCGTCACGGCCGAAGATGTCGCACGCGACGGCATGTTGCGGCGGCTGTGGCAAAACCTGCTGGCGACGCTCAGCCCGCTTCTTTGA
- a CDS encoding M23 family metallopeptidase: MLGKPIFAIAAAALLASDGPAADTPKIAESEGLYRLPFADGTEVSVFDDAVTHRPVGAIDLVGEPREGKVHRVVAAADGIVMAIEDHYSEQQSGRAAADCRNNFVWLAHPGGEWTLYGHMATGTTSGKAALKVGDRVRAGQYLGDEGAVGCAMLLHVHFEVAVPQASDPIDKGGFLNGNADRQRMRIPRFCAIPDHLVRKDAHYMAAACP, encoded by the coding sequence ATGCTGGGAAAGCCGATTTTCGCCATCGCGGCGGCGGCGCTGCTGGCATCGGACGGGCCGGCCGCCGATACGCCGAAGATCGCCGAATCCGAAGGGCTCTACCGGCTTCCCTTCGCCGACGGCACGGAGGTTTCGGTGTTTGACGACGCTGTCACGCACCGCCCGGTGGGCGCAATCGATCTGGTCGGCGAGCCGCGCGAAGGGAAGGTTCACCGCGTCGTGGCGGCGGCCGATGGTATAGTGATGGCGATCGAGGACCATTATTCGGAGCAGCAGAGCGGCCGGGCCGCGGCCGATTGCCGGAACAATTTCGTGTGGCTTGCGCATCCGGGCGGCGAATGGACGCTTTATGGGCACATGGCGACCGGGACGACAAGCGGCAAGGCGGCGCTGAAGGTCGGCGACCGCGTCCGGGCGGGGCAATATCTTGGGGACGAAGGCGCCGTCGGCTGCGCGATGTTGTTGCACGTCCATTTCGAAGTCGCCGTGCCGCAGGCGAGCGATCCCATCGACAAGGGCGGCTTCCTCAATGGCAACGCCGACCGGCAGCGGATGCGCATCCCGCGCTTCTGCGCGATTCCGGATCATCTGGTCCGCAAGGACGCGCATTATATGGCGGCCGCCTGTCCTTGA
- the ndk gene encoding nucleoside-diphosphate kinase, with product MAVTRTFSIIKPDATRRNLTGAVTKMLEDAGLRVVASKRIHMSREQAEGFYAVHKERPFFGELVDFMISGPVVVQVLEGENAMQANRDIMGATNPKDAAPGTIRKELAESIEANTVHGSDSDENAAIEIAYFFKPEEIVG from the coding sequence ATGGCGGTCACCCGCACCTTTTCGATCATCAAGCCCGACGCGACGCGCCGCAACCTGACCGGCGCCGTCACCAAGATGCTGGAAGACGCCGGTCTGCGCGTCGTCGCGTCGAAGCGCATCCACATGAGCCGCGAGCAGGCCGAAGGCTTTTACGCGGTCCACAAGGAACGTCCCTTCTTCGGCGAACTCGTCGATTTCATGATCAGCGGCCCCGTCGTCGTCCAAGTCCTCGAGGGCGAGAATGCGATGCAGGCGAACCGCGACATCATGGGCGCGACCAATCCCAAGGACGCGGCGCCGGGCACGATCCGCAAGGAACTCGCCGAGAGCATCGAGGCGAACACCGTCCACGGCAGCGACAGCGACGAAAATGCGGCGATCGAGATCGCCTATTTCTTCAAGCCCGAAGAAATCGTCGGCTAA
- a CDS encoding DNA polymerase III subunit chi, producing the protein MARVDFYRLTRDPVERVLPAIATRILGAGDRLLVVAAPALQRQAIDEALWTHAPASFLPHGAAGSPDEEIEPILIAGTLDPSPANRARHVALADGEWRDDALGFDRAFLLFDNSRIDDARATWRKLSATEGAEIHFWKQDENGRWAEGP; encoded by the coding sequence ATGGCGCGCGTCGATTTCTATCGTCTCACCCGCGATCCCGTCGAGCGGGTGCTGCCCGCGATTGCGACGCGCATTTTGGGCGCAGGCGACCGGTTGCTGGTCGTCGCGGCCCCGGCACTCCAGCGGCAGGCGATCGACGAAGCGCTGTGGACGCACGCACCGGCGAGTTTTCTGCCGCACGGCGCGGCGGGCTCCCCCGACGAAGAGATCGAGCCGATCCTGATCGCGGGAACCCTCGATCCTTCGCCGGCAAATCGCGCGCGACACGTTGCGCTTGCCGACGGCGAATGGCGCGACGATGCGCTCGGGTTCGACCGGGCTTTCCTGCTCTTCGACAACAGCCGGATCGACGACGCGCGCGCAACTTGGCGCAAATTGAGCGCCACGGAGGGCGCCGAAATCCATTTCTGGAAGCAGGACGAAAACGGCCGCTGGGCGGAAGGGCCGTAG
- a CDS encoding leucyl aminopeptidase, producing MDIQFVAQINASADVVAFPVRKGGLAALVQALGDPHGALLGGAAAQARFEGAAGSVAETAAVDGGRVLRLLLVGIGEGDVHDLERGGAALIARLQTSGASAVHVDFASAGESDADDVLAFAMGARLRNWRLDTYRTRLADKAKPSLQSVTIASAHGDLTGRWAENEAIADGVALTQTLVAEPPNILYPESFVERCQHLADLGVELEVLDERQMKALGMGALLGVAQGSTRPPRLLAMRWNGGKPGEAPVVFIGKGVTFDTGGISLKPGPGMDMMKWDMGGAGAVAGAIKAIAGRKAKANVVGVVGLVENMPDGNAMRPGDIVTTMSGQTVEVLNTDAEGRLVLCDAISWAQKAYDPKVIVDLATLTGAMVISLGHEFAGMFANEDELAADLLAAGEASNNKLWRFPLSAAYDKLIDSPIADMKNIGPREAGSITAAQFLKRFVNDGVAWAHLDIAGMAWADKDGPVYAKGATGYGVRLLDRFIAANFEG from the coding sequence ATGGACATTCAGTTTGTCGCGCAAATCAATGCGTCTGCCGACGTCGTCGCCTTCCCGGTCCGCAAGGGCGGCCTCGCCGCGCTCGTCCAGGCGCTCGGCGATCCGCACGGCGCATTGCTCGGCGGCGCGGCGGCACAGGCGCGCTTCGAGGGCGCGGCGGGCTCGGTGGCCGAAACCGCCGCCGTCGACGGTGGCCGGGTGCTGCGTCTGTTGCTCGTCGGGATCGGCGAGGGCGATGTCCACGATCTCGAACGCGGCGGCGCGGCGCTTATTGCGCGGCTTCAGACGAGCGGTGCCAGTGCGGTCCACGTCGATTTCGCGAGCGCGGGCGAGAGCGACGCCGACGATGTACTTGCCTTCGCGATGGGCGCTCGGCTGCGCAACTGGCGTCTCGACACCTATCGCACCCGCCTTGCCGACAAGGCGAAGCCCAGCCTCCAATCGGTGACGATTGCTTCTGCTCACGGCGATTTGACGGGCCGTTGGGCCGAGAATGAGGCGATTGCCGACGGTGTGGCGCTCACTCAGACGCTGGTCGCCGAGCCGCCGAACATCCTCTATCCCGAAAGCTTCGTCGAACGCTGCCAGCATCTCGCCGACCTCGGGGTCGAACTCGAGGTGCTCGACGAGCGCCAGATGAAGGCGCTCGGCATGGGCGCGCTGCTTGGCGTCGCGCAGGGTTCGACGCGGCCGCCGCGGCTGCTCGCGATGCGCTGGAACGGCGGCAAGCCGGGCGAGGCGCCGGTGGTGTTCATCGGCAAGGGCGTCACTTTCGACACCGGCGGCATCAGCCTGAAGCCCGGGCCGGGCATGGACATGATGAAGTGGGACATGGGCGGCGCCGGCGCCGTCGCGGGCGCGATCAAGGCGATCGCCGGCCGCAAGGCGAAGGCGAATGTCGTCGGCGTCGTCGGCCTCGTCGAGAATATGCCCGACGGCAATGCGATGCGCCCCGGCGATATCGTGACGACCATGTCGGGCCAGACGGTCGAGGTGCTGAACACCGACGCCGAAGGCCGCCTCGTCCTTTGCGACGCGATCAGCTGGGCGCAAAAAGCCTATGATCCCAAGGTGATCGTCGACCTCGCGACGCTGACCGGCGCGATGGTGATCTCGCTCGGCCATGAATTTGCCGGCATGTTCGCCAATGAGGACGAGCTTGCTGCCGACCTGCTCGCGGCGGGCGAGGCGTCGAACAACAAGCTGTGGCGCTTCCCGCTGTCGGCCGCATACGACAAGCTGATCGACAGCCCGATCGCCGACATGAAGAATATCGGCCCGCGCGAGGCCGGATCGATCACCGCGGCGCAGTTCCTGAAGCGTTTCGTGAACGACGGCGTCGCATGGGCGCATCTCGACATCGCGGGCATGGCATGGGCCGACAAGGACGGACCCGTCTATGCCAAGGGCGCGACGGGCTATGGCGTGCGCTTGCTCGACCGCTTCATCGCGGCCAATTTCGAAGGCTGA